One window from the genome of Streptomyces sp. NBC_01476 encodes:
- a CDS encoding DUF7873 family protein — MAKLNQIIAVEKGVKSKAQQELTQAHHDLQKPALLSGISRTYQPKDEEGEQLPPESTRVQIQAESVLRSTATALTRLFDVTATKDWANCEARADVTVDGTALLRDVPVSYLLFLEKQLTDLNTFVRKLPVLDAAEAWNLDASTDAWKTEAVRTIRTKKVPRNHVKAEATEKHPAQVEVYYEDVPVGYWTTVKFSGALPARRVNELLERVEKVQQAVKFAREEANGAEVADRRVGDAVFGYLFG, encoded by the coding sequence GTGGCGAAACTGAACCAGATCATCGCGGTCGAGAAGGGCGTCAAGTCCAAGGCGCAGCAGGAGCTGACCCAGGCCCATCACGACCTGCAGAAGCCCGCGTTGCTCTCCGGAATCTCCCGGACCTACCAGCCCAAGGACGAGGAGGGCGAGCAACTGCCGCCCGAGTCGACCCGCGTGCAGATCCAGGCCGAGAGCGTGCTGCGCTCCACCGCGACCGCGCTGACCCGGCTCTTCGACGTGACCGCCACCAAGGACTGGGCCAACTGCGAGGCCCGCGCGGATGTCACGGTGGACGGCACCGCGCTGCTGCGGGACGTACCCGTGTCCTACCTGCTCTTCCTGGAGAAGCAGCTCACCGACCTGAACACCTTCGTCCGCAAGCTGCCGGTGCTGGACGCGGCCGAAGCGTGGAACCTGGACGCCTCCACCGACGCGTGGAAGACCGAGGCGGTGCGGACGATCCGCACCAAGAAGGTGCCGCGCAACCATGTGAAGGCGGAGGCGACCGAGAAGCACCCCGCGCAGGTGGAGGTGTACTACGAGGACGTGCCGGTCGGTTACTGGACCACGGTCAAGTTCTCCGGCGCGCTGCCTGCCCGCCGGGTGAACGAACTCCTGGAGCGCGTCGAGAAGGTGCAGCAGGCGGTGAAGTTCGCCCGGGAGGAGGCGAACGGCGCTGAGGTCGCCGACCGGCGGGTCGGCGACGCGGTGTTCGGGTACCTCTTCGGGTAG
- a CDS encoding DUF397 domain-containing protein yields the protein MTTNESPRWFKSSYSNNGGNCIEVAANLTASCGVVPVRDSKNPRGPVLVFPAEAFSSFVAAVAQGEFERS from the coding sequence ATGACCACGAACGAGTCACCCCGTTGGTTCAAGTCCTCCTACAGCAACAACGGCGGCAACTGCATCGAGGTCGCCGCCAACCTCACCGCCTCATGCGGCGTGGTCCCCGTTCGCGACTCCAAGAACCCGCGCGGCCCGGTTCTGGTCTTCCCGGCTGAGGCGTTCTCCTCCTTCGTGGCCGCGGTTGCCCAAGGAGAGTTCGAGCGGTCCTGA
- a CDS encoding helix-turn-helix domain-containing protein, translating to MVNRKELHPDSSPQAAYGARVRRWREDHGWNQEQLAAAVAYSSQHISAIETGRKPPTLPFARAVDLALGTADSPDSFEREWREMRRGSLLEGFPEYVAHEGRAAEIRMFEIGIVPGLLQTPEYAWVLANTAVRRGAITPAQAEERVSFLADRQAALVRARPPMLFVTMDESCIRRPIGGAAVMDAQLARLVEFAAMPNTLLQVAPYEIGERRTFDLPVNLLTLPDRSVVAYAESQAQGHLDRESVTVLPLLTAYHQLQAESLSQTASVAMIEEVRKGTP from the coding sequence ATGGTCAATCGCAAGGAGCTGCACCCGGACAGCAGCCCGCAAGCGGCTTACGGCGCGCGCGTTCGCAGGTGGCGAGAGGACCACGGCTGGAACCAGGAGCAACTGGCCGCAGCCGTGGCATATTCGAGTCAGCATATTTCGGCCATTGAAACTGGTCGGAAGCCGCCAACTCTCCCGTTCGCACGTGCAGTTGACCTTGCACTGGGGACCGCAGACTCACCGGACTCGTTCGAGCGCGAGTGGCGCGAGATGCGGCGTGGCTCATTACTGGAGGGCTTCCCCGAGTACGTGGCCCATGAGGGCCGGGCAGCAGAGATCCGGATGTTTGAGATCGGGATCGTTCCCGGCCTGTTGCAGACACCGGAGTACGCCTGGGTGCTGGCCAACACGGCGGTGCGGCGGGGAGCCATCACACCGGCACAGGCGGAGGAACGGGTCTCGTTCCTGGCTGACCGGCAGGCTGCGCTGGTCCGGGCCCGCCCACCCATGCTGTTCGTGACCATGGATGAGAGCTGCATCCGTCGGCCGATTGGCGGAGCTGCCGTGATGGATGCTCAGTTGGCGCGGCTGGTCGAGTTCGCCGCGATGCCGAACACGCTGCTGCAGGTGGCACCGTACGAGATCGGAGAACGTCGTACGTTCGACCTGCCTGTCAACCTCTTGACGCTGCCCGACCGGTCCGTCGTCGCCTACGCCGAATCACAGGCTCAGGGGCATCTGGACCGAGAAAGTGTGACCGTGCTCCCCCTGTTGACCGCCTACCATCAACTGCAGGCCGAATCGCTGTCGCAGACCGCATCGGTGGCCATGATCGAAGAGGTACGAAAGGGCACCCCGTGA
- a CDS encoding ATP-binding protein has translation MGPSSGNQNRLELACEPSAPRYARAHAKDVLGRWGMPRELVDDALLIVSELATNAVRHAGASAVSHDPQPGRQEDRLCALSLLVLSDGLYISFYDEARSRPPVLRQAPDDSETGRGVALVDGLTDGEWGWQPSVDRPGKYVWARLTFVRPDTQGAISQQPRPSVGA, from the coding sequence ATGGGACCCAGCTCCGGGAATCAGAACAGGCTGGAACTGGCCTGCGAGCCCTCCGCCCCTCGGTACGCCCGAGCGCATGCCAAGGACGTACTCGGGAGGTGGGGAATGCCCCGGGAGCTCGTGGACGACGCTCTGTTGATCGTCTCCGAACTGGCCACCAACGCCGTCCGCCACGCTGGAGCATCAGCCGTGTCTCACGACCCCCAGCCCGGTCGGCAGGAGGACCGTCTCTGTGCCTTGTCACTCCTGGTCCTCTCTGACGGGCTCTACATCTCGTTCTACGACGAGGCCCGGAGCCGGCCGCCTGTCCTGCGACAAGCCCCGGACGATTCGGAGACCGGTCGGGGCGTCGCCCTCGTCGATGGGCTGACGGACGGCGAATGGGGCTGGCAGCCCTCCGTCGACAGGCCGGGAAAGTACGTCTGGGCGCGACTCACGTTTGTCCGCCCCGACACCCAAGGTGCCATCAGTCAGCAGCCCCGGCCCTCAGTGGGGGCGTGA
- the fabI gene encoding enoyl-ACP reductase FabI: MLLDGKRLVISGVLTEDSIAFAIARQAMEHGADVILTNAPGRPSSIMGRIARRLPKEPVALLSADVTKPDELEQLGAETAAVWDHVDGMLHAIAFAPADALGGNFLNTPWESVSTAMHVSAYSLKAMTVALQPLLEKAPNGASVMSLDFDAQVAWPVYDWMGPTKAALESVTRYLARDLGPLGIRVNTISAGPIRSMAGKSIPGFEVLADNWHEQAPLGWDVQDSGVVAGTAVYLFSELSRGVTGSTLHVDGGYHAMGAPVKA, translated from the coding sequence ATGCTGCTCGACGGCAAGCGCCTCGTGATCTCCGGTGTGCTCACCGAGGATTCCATCGCCTTCGCCATCGCACGTCAGGCGATGGAACACGGTGCTGACGTCATCCTGACGAACGCGCCCGGCCGGCCGTCCTCGATCATGGGTCGTATCGCCAGGCGTCTTCCCAAGGAGCCGGTGGCCCTGCTCTCGGCCGACGTCACCAAGCCGGACGAGCTGGAACAGCTGGGTGCGGAAACGGCCGCCGTGTGGGACCACGTTGACGGCATGCTGCACGCGATCGCCTTCGCACCCGCTGACGCCCTCGGCGGAAACTTCCTCAACACCCCGTGGGAATCGGTCAGCACGGCCATGCACGTCTCGGCGTACAGCCTCAAGGCGATGACGGTCGCGCTTCAACCGCTCCTGGAGAAGGCCCCGAACGGTGCGTCGGTGATGTCGCTGGACTTCGATGCCCAGGTGGCGTGGCCGGTCTACGACTGGATGGGGCCGACGAAGGCCGCGCTGGAGTCGGTGACCCGCTATCTGGCCCGTGACCTGGGGCCGCTGGGCATCCGCGTCAACACGATCTCGGCCGGGCCGATCCGCAGCATGGCGGGGAAGTCGATCCCGGGGTTCGAAGTGCTGGCCGACAACTGGCACGAGCAGGCCCCGCTGGGATGGGACGTCCAGGATTCCGGAGTGGTCGCGGGCACGGCGGTCTACCTGTTCAGCGAACTGTCCCGAGGAGTGACCGGCAGCACGCTCCACGTGGATGGCGGCTATCACGCGATGGGCGCCCCCGTGAAAGCGTGA
- a CDS encoding TetR/AcrR family transcriptional regulator has translation MTELEKGPTGRRRGRGARERILSASQQLFREQGINRTGMEQLCAVAGVSKRTAYQHFAGKDELVAEYLRRFDPSVLSGVFDRTDLTPRERLLAAFDIPPTTPLCPYISAAVELHDPQHPASQYARDYKKAVAARLADAAREAGAADPEQLGEQLALLLDGAAARTRVLNADAFPTAAAIAAVLIDNAIPAAAGDDRRREEVAS, from the coding sequence ATGACGGAGTTGGAGAAGGGCCCCACGGGCCGCCGCCGCGGCCGGGGCGCCCGCGAACGCATCCTCAGCGCGTCCCAGCAGCTCTTCCGCGAGCAGGGCATCAACCGCACCGGCATGGAGCAGCTCTGCGCGGTGGCCGGGGTGTCCAAGCGCACGGCCTACCAGCACTTCGCCGGCAAGGACGAACTCGTCGCCGAGTACCTGCGCCGGTTCGACCCCTCCGTTCTGTCCGGCGTGTTCGACCGCACCGACCTCACGCCCCGCGAACGGCTGCTGGCCGCGTTCGACATCCCCCCCACCACCCCCTTGTGCCCCTACATCTCCGCCGCCGTCGAGCTCCACGACCCCCAGCACCCGGCATCCCAGTACGCGCGCGACTACAAGAAAGCCGTCGCCGCGCGGCTCGCGGACGCCGCCCGCGAAGCCGGCGCCGCCGACCCTGAACAGCTCGGCGAGCAACTGGCGCTGCTCCTCGACGGCGCCGCGGCCCGCACCCGGGTCCTCAACGCCGACGCCTTCCCCACCGCCGCCGCGATCGCCGCCGTCCTCATCGACAACGCCATCCCCGCGGCAGCCGGCGACGACCGGCGCCGGGAGGAAGTGGCGAGCTGA
- a CDS encoding SDR family NAD(P)-dependent oxidoreductase, translating into MGKLDGKVAVITGGTTGMALAGAKLFVDEGAHVFITGRRQDALDEAVKQIGRNVTGVQGDAADLDDLDRLYDTVKREKGSLDVLWASAGGGEPAPLGEITEAQFDTWFGLNARGTLFTVQKALPLFNDGGSILMTGSNASLGAFPGWSVYAGSKAVQQAWARIWLNELKDRRIRVNVLTPGQVATAKQEELFDEATKRQFESLIPRGQMGRPDEIATAALFLASDDSSYVNGMELVADGGTTAV; encoded by the coding sequence ATGGGAAAGCTCGACGGCAAGGTCGCGGTCATCACCGGCGGCACCACCGGCATGGCGCTGGCCGGCGCGAAGCTGTTCGTCGACGAGGGAGCGCACGTCTTCATCACCGGCCGCCGCCAGGACGCCCTGGACGAGGCCGTGAAGCAGATCGGCCGCAACGTCACCGGCGTCCAGGGCGACGCCGCCGACCTGGACGACCTGGACCGCCTGTACGACACCGTCAAGCGGGAGAAGGGAAGCCTCGACGTGCTGTGGGCCAGCGCCGGCGGGGGCGAGCCCGCTCCGCTCGGCGAGATCACCGAGGCCCAGTTCGACACCTGGTTCGGGCTCAACGCCCGCGGCACCCTGTTCACCGTCCAGAAGGCCCTCCCGCTCTTCAACGACGGCGGCTCCATCCTCATGACCGGTTCGAACGCCTCCCTCGGCGCCTTCCCCGGCTGGAGCGTCTACGCCGGCAGCAAGGCCGTCCAGCAGGCATGGGCCCGCATCTGGCTCAACGAGCTCAAGGACCGCCGCATCCGCGTCAACGTCCTGACCCCCGGCCAGGTCGCCACCGCCAAGCAAGAAGAACTCTTCGACGAGGCCACCAAGCGCCAGTTCGAGTCCCTGATCCCCCGCGGCCAGATGGGGCGCCCCGACGAAATCGCCACCGCCGCCCTCTTCCTCGCCTCCGACGACTCCAGCTACGTCAACGGCATGGAACTCGTCGCCGACGGCGGCACCACCGCCGTCTGA
- a CDS encoding NADPH-dependent F420 reductase, translated as MSDISIIGTGNMARTIGARALAGGNTVEFTGRDQSKAADLAKALGDGATTGEWGTAPAGDIVIVALLYDGVVPVVTQYGDALAGKVIVDISNPFNSTFDGLAHREETSIAQEVAKAAPAAAGVVKAFNTVFRQVLEKGRPDIFIAGDSDQAKARVEAFIKSLGLRPLDVGGLKMAHWLEGAGLLTVGLANHGVGNLDFSLSITELPA; from the coding sequence ATGAGCGACATCAGCATCATCGGCACCGGGAACATGGCCCGCACCATCGGCGCACGGGCGCTGGCGGGCGGTAACACCGTCGAGTTCACGGGCCGTGATCAGTCCAAGGCCGCTGACCTGGCCAAGGCTCTCGGCGACGGCGCCACGACAGGAGAATGGGGCACCGCCCCGGCCGGGGACATCGTCATCGTGGCTCTGCTGTACGACGGCGTCGTGCCGGTCGTCACCCAGTACGGAGACGCTCTGGCGGGCAAGGTCATCGTCGACATCAGCAATCCCTTCAATTCCACGTTCGACGGCCTGGCCCACCGCGAGGAGACCTCCATCGCGCAGGAGGTCGCCAAGGCGGCCCCGGCCGCCGCCGGCGTGGTGAAGGCGTTCAACACCGTCTTCCGCCAGGTCCTGGAGAAGGGCCGGCCCGACATCTTCATCGCCGGCGACAGCGATCAGGCCAAGGCGCGTGTGGAAGCGTTCATCAAGAGCCTCGGGCTGCGCCCGCTCGACGTCGGCGGCCTGAAAATGGCGCACTGGCTGGAAGGAGCGGGCCTGCTGACGGTGGGCCTCGCCAACCACGGGGTGGGGAACCTGGACTTCTCCCTCAGCATCACCGAACTTCCCGCCTGA
- a CDS encoding glycoside hydrolase family 10 protein: protein MGRLTRRGFTRGFTVAAAGALAGAAGLPGSAVAAAPGTQGAPGPAGQGSRHRELRGMWIASVTNTDWPSEPGLPAAQQRRELLDLLDLAVERRLNAVMFQVRPTADAFWPSPYEPWSRYLTGTQGRDPGWDPLGTAVHEAHRRGLELHAWFNPYRVAMTEDPGTLAAGHPVRRHPEWAVPFGGKLYYNPGLPEVRRFVEDAMLDAVRRYPLDAVHWDDYFYPYPVAGQTFQDDDAYARYGAGFPDRDAWRRNNTDLLVHETAARIKRIRPRTRFGISPFGVWRNAATDPLGSATTAGVQTYDDLHADTRRWVREEWIDYIAPQVYWNIGFAAADYATLVPWWSDVVTGTRVRLYIGEALYKVGVAGQPPAWQDPAELTRHLDLCAGHPEVRGNIYFSATQVAADPLGAMSLVAERYKFRREVR from the coding sequence ATGGGACGGCTCACGCGCAGGGGCTTCACCCGGGGCTTCACCGTGGCGGCGGCCGGTGCGCTGGCCGGGGCGGCGGGACTGCCGGGCTCGGCGGTGGCGGCCGCGCCGGGAACCCAGGGAGCCCCGGGGCCGGCCGGCCAGGGCTCTCGCCACCGCGAGCTGCGCGGGATGTGGATCGCCTCGGTCACCAACACCGACTGGCCCTCGGAGCCCGGCCTGCCCGCCGCCCAACAGCGCCGGGAACTGCTCGACTTGCTGGACCTCGCGGTCGAACGGCGCCTCAACGCCGTGATGTTCCAGGTCCGGCCGACCGCCGACGCGTTCTGGCCGTCGCCGTATGAGCCGTGGTCGCGGTATCTGACGGGCACTCAGGGCCGCGACCCGGGCTGGGACCCGCTGGGCACCGCGGTCCACGAGGCGCACCGGCGGGGTCTGGAGCTGCACGCCTGGTTCAACCCCTACCGGGTGGCGATGACCGAGGACCCCGGCACCCTCGCGGCCGGCCACCCGGTGCGCCGGCACCCCGAGTGGGCGGTCCCGTTCGGCGGCAAGCTCTACTACAACCCGGGCCTGCCCGAGGTCCGCCGCTTCGTCGAGGACGCGATGCTGGACGCGGTCCGCCGCTACCCGCTCGACGCGGTGCACTGGGACGACTACTTCTACCCGTACCCGGTCGCCGGACAGACCTTCCAGGACGACGACGCGTACGCGCGCTACGGTGCCGGATTCCCGGACCGCGACGCGTGGCGCCGTAACAACACCGATCTGCTGGTCCACGAGACGGCCGCCCGGATCAAGCGGATCCGGCCGCGCACCCGGTTCGGCATCAGCCCGTTCGGAGTCTGGCGCAATGCCGCGACCGACCCGCTCGGCTCCGCCACCACGGCCGGCGTCCAGACGTACGACGACCTGCACGCGGACACCCGCCGCTGGGTGCGCGAGGAGTGGATTGACTACATCGCACCTCAGGTCTACTGGAACATCGGCTTCGCCGCGGCCGACTACGCGACGCTCGTCCCGTGGTGGTCCGACGTCGTCACCGGCACCCGGGTCCGCCTCTACATCGGCGAGGCCCTGTACAAGGTCGGCGTCGCAGGCCAGCCGCCCGCCTGGCAGGACCCGGCCGAGCTGACCCGCCACCTCGACCTGTGCGCCGGCCACCCGGAGGTCCGCGGGAACATCTACTTCTCGGCAACCCAGGTGGCCGCCGACCCCTTGGGCGCGATGAGCCTTGTCGCCGAGCGTTACAAGTTCAGGCGGGAAGTTCGGTGA
- a CDS encoding 3-hydroxybutyryl-CoA dehydrogenase encodes MSDIQRVGVVGAGQMGSGIAEVCAKAGLDVRVAETTGEALELGRTRLTGSLGKAAERGKITAEERDAALDRLSFTTDLGEFADRDLVIEAVVENERVKTDIFKVLDQVVTRRDAILASNTSSIPLVRLAVATSRPDHVLGIHFFNPAPVQRLVELIPALTTASDTVKRAEHLVTEVLGKHAIRAQDRSGFVVNALLVPYLLSAIRMYESGMATREDIDNGMEMGCAHPMGPLKLSDLIGLDTVAAIADSMYGEYKEALYAAPPILQRMVDAGRLGRKTGAGFYTY; translated from the coding sequence GTGAGTGACATCCAGCGCGTCGGAGTGGTGGGCGCGGGCCAGATGGGTTCGGGCATCGCCGAGGTGTGCGCGAAGGCCGGGCTCGACGTCCGGGTCGCCGAGACCACCGGCGAGGCGCTGGAGCTGGGCCGTACCCGGTTGACCGGCTCACTCGGCAAGGCCGCGGAACGCGGCAAGATCACCGCCGAGGAGCGCGACGCCGCGCTGGACCGGCTGAGCTTCACCACCGACCTGGGCGAGTTCGCCGACCGCGACCTGGTGATCGAGGCCGTGGTGGAGAACGAGCGGGTGAAGACCGACATCTTCAAGGTGCTCGACCAGGTGGTGACCCGCCGCGACGCGATTCTGGCGTCCAACACCTCCTCCATCCCGCTGGTGCGGCTCGCGGTCGCCACCTCCCGCCCGGACCACGTGCTCGGCATCCACTTCTTCAACCCGGCGCCGGTGCAGCGCCTGGTCGAGCTGATCCCGGCGCTCACCACCGCGAGCGACACCGTGAAGCGGGCCGAGCACCTGGTCACCGAGGTACTGGGCAAGCACGCGATCCGCGCCCAGGACCGCTCCGGCTTCGTCGTCAACGCGCTGCTGGTGCCGTATCTGCTCTCCGCGATCCGGATGTACGAGTCGGGCATGGCGACCCGCGAGGACATCGACAACGGCATGGAGATGGGCTGCGCGCACCCGATGGGACCGCTGAAGCTCTCCGATCTGATCGGCCTGGACACGGTGGCCGCCATCGCCGACTCGATGTACGGCGAGTACAAGGAGGCGCTGTACGCGGCGCCGCCGATCCTGCAGCGGATGGTGGACGCCGGGCGGCTGGGCCGTAAGACGGGCGCCGGCTTCTACACGTACTGA
- a CDS encoding ABC transporter ATP-binding protein has translation MPQPALPETRVPTVVVENLHVVYRIYGAGAGRGNAAAALRRLVLRRGAPNVHTVHAVRGVTFTAYRGEAIGIIGSNGSGKSTLLKAIAGLLPADRGKVYTEGQPSLLGVNAALMNDLTGGTNVILGGLAMGMTQEEVRTRYKGIVDFSGINEKGDFISLPMRTYSSGMAARLRFSIAAAKNHDVLMIDEALATGDRAFQKRSEDRIRELRKEAGTVFLVSHNNKSIRDTCDRVLWIERGELLMDGPTEEVVKAYEEHGGK, from the coding sequence CTGCCGCAGCCGGCCCTCCCCGAGACGCGCGTGCCCACCGTGGTCGTGGAGAACCTGCACGTGGTCTACCGGATCTACGGCGCCGGCGCCGGCCGGGGCAACGCCGCCGCGGCCCTGCGCCGACTGGTCCTGCGCAGGGGCGCGCCCAACGTGCACACCGTCCACGCGGTACGCGGCGTCACCTTCACGGCCTACCGCGGCGAGGCGATCGGCATCATCGGTTCCAACGGCTCCGGCAAGTCCACCTTGCTCAAGGCCATCGCCGGCCTGCTGCCCGCCGACCGCGGCAAGGTCTACACCGAGGGCCAGCCGTCCCTGCTCGGCGTCAACGCGGCGCTGATGAACGACCTCACCGGCGGCACCAACGTCATCCTCGGCGGTCTTGCGATGGGCATGACCCAGGAGGAGGTGCGCACACGCTACAAGGGCATCGTCGACTTCTCCGGCATCAACGAGAAGGGCGACTTCATCTCGCTGCCGATGCGCACCTACTCCTCCGGCATGGCCGCCCGGCTGCGCTTCTCCATCGCCGCCGCCAAGAACCACGACGTGCTGATGATCGACGAGGCCCTGGCCACCGGCGACCGCGCCTTCCAGAAGCGCTCGGAGGACCGTATCCGCGAACTGCGCAAGGAAGCCGGCACCGTCTTCCTGGTCAGCCACAACAACAAGTCGATCCGCGACACCTGCGACCGCGTGCTGTGGATCGAACGCGGCGAGCTGCTGATGGACGGCCCCACCGAGGAGGTCGTCAAGGCGTACGAGGAGCACGGCGGGAAGTGA
- a CDS encoding ABC transporter permease — protein MVRALHFPRAVLPLAAVLGRLQQLLLSLGVLAVILVASGVPVTARWLLAVPALALQTAFNCGLALALARLGARTTDFSQLLPFLLRTWGYVSGIFYDLSRISSGAPHLVLRLLDANPVYVYVSLVRYALIDSVTRGQLPPHGWPLALIWATVATAAGYAFFWSSEEEYGRG, from the coding sequence GTGGTCAGAGCGCTGCACTTCCCCCGGGCCGTGCTGCCGCTCGCGGCCGTGCTCGGCCGGCTCCAGCAGTTGCTGCTCTCGCTCGGCGTGCTCGCGGTCATCCTGGTCGCCTCCGGCGTACCGGTCACCGCACGCTGGCTGCTCGCGGTGCCCGCACTCGCCCTGCAGACCGCCTTCAACTGCGGGCTCGCCCTCGCGCTGGCCAGGCTCGGCGCCAGAACCACCGACTTCTCCCAGCTGCTCCCCTTCCTGCTGCGCACCTGGGGGTACGTCTCCGGGATCTTCTACGACCTCTCCCGGATCAGTTCGGGCGCACCGCACCTCGTGCTGCGGCTGCTGGACGCGAATCCGGTGTACGTCTACGTGAGCCTGGTCCGGTACGCGCTCATCGACTCCGTCACCCGCGGGCAGCTCCCGCCGCACGGGTGGCCGCTGGCGCTGATCTGGGCGACTGTGGCGACAGCGGCTGGGTACGCGTTCTTCTGGTCGTCCGAGGAGGAGTACGGACGTGGCTGA
- a CDS encoding TetR/AcrR family transcriptional regulator produces the protein MTADPSPSDSPVRRAPAGAAVLREDVTEAIRAAVFAELAAVGYGRMSMEGIARRAGVGKAAVYRRWRSKLPLVLDLVPAVAAQGLPVPDTGSLLGDVRELLDVSERALRHPVAAQIIPDLLAEAARSPELGQALSVALREAQGAVTATVLRQAADRGEIPSDTDPGLALDLLAGPLYWRVTVMREPYGPAHRDALATAVVAALSR, from the coding sequence ATGACCGCAGACCCCTCGCCCTCCGACTCCCCCGTCCGCCGGGCGCCCGCGGGCGCGGCCGTGCTCCGGGAGGACGTCACCGAGGCGATCCGGGCCGCCGTCTTCGCCGAACTGGCCGCGGTCGGCTACGGGCGGATGTCGATGGAGGGGATCGCCCGGCGGGCGGGCGTGGGCAAGGCCGCGGTGTACCGGCGGTGGCGCTCGAAGCTGCCGCTGGTGCTGGACCTGGTGCCGGCGGTGGCCGCGCAGGGCCTGCCGGTGCCGGACACCGGGAGCCTGCTGGGGGACGTACGGGAGCTGCTGGATGTGAGCGAGCGGGCGCTGCGGCATCCGGTGGCGGCGCAGATCATCCCCGACCTGCTCGCGGAGGCGGCCCGCAGTCCCGAACTGGGGCAGGCGCTGAGCGTGGCGCTGCGCGAGGCGCAGGGGGCGGTCACCGCGACGGTGTTGCGGCAGGCCGCGGACCGCGGGGAGATCCCTTCGGATACGGACCCGGGCCTCGCGCTCGACCTCCTGGCGGGACCGCTCTACTGGCGCGTCACCGTCATGCGCGAGCCCTACGGGCCGGCCCACCGTGACGCACTCGCCACGGCGGTAGTGGCCGCGCTCTCGCGGTAG